Proteins from a genomic interval of Candidatus Aminicenantes bacterium:
- the trxA gene encoding thioredoxin, with translation MSDNILLVNDETFEAEVLKSALPVLIDFWAVWCVPCKMIAPIVDEIAVEMKDKLKVCKMDVDASRAVPARYGIRGIPTLLLFKDGAVKEQLVGALPKDKIVEAIKKHL, from the coding sequence ATGTCCGATAACATCCTGCTCGTCAACGACGAGACTTTCGAAGCGGAAGTCCTTAAATCCGCCCTGCCCGTGCTGATCGATTTCTGGGCCGTCTGGTGCGTCCCCTGCAAGATGATCGCCCCGATCGTGGACGAGATCGCCGTCGAGATGAAAGACAAGCTCAAGGTCTGCAAGATGGACGTCGACGCCAGCCGGGCCGTGCCCGCCCGCTACGGCATCCGCGGCATCCCAACTTTGCTGCTGTTCAAGGACGGGGCCGTCAAGGAGCAGTTGGTCGGCGCCCTGCCCAAGGACAAGATCGTCGAAGCCATCAAAAAGCATCTATAA
- a CDS encoding glycogen/starch synthase produces MKKKLRVLIVSPELAPLATGTGGLGEMVRLAAEEAAAQGAAVSIALPRYRVPAIEALRLEPVLPEFYVPVGTERVKAAAYRAQSGGLEVYLIDSAEYFLRDRLYGAEGAAYLDNDARFVFFARAVVELILKAKLAVDVVHCHDWPAALVPLFLRTHYAGRALLKDTASVLSVPEFDGKGRFPAESLAFTGLTWDYFTPEQLAQNGRFDFLKAGVVFSDALTGPAWAVPGAPPRGVDGNGWAEALARRAEAVVPPSRPLLEIYRQAIDNKKGVPHVR; encoded by the coding sequence ATGAAGAAGAAGCTCCGCGTTCTGATCGTCTCGCCCGAGCTGGCCCCCCTGGCCACTGGCACCGGAGGCCTGGGCGAGATGGTCCGTTTGGCCGCTGAGGAAGCAGCCGCCCAGGGCGCCGCCGTCTCGATCGCCTTGCCCCGCTATCGGGTTCCGGCAATCGAAGCCCTCCGTCTGGAGCCGGTGCTGCCCGAGTTTTATGTCCCGGTCGGGACCGAAAGGGTCAAAGCCGCAGCTTATCGGGCCCAGTCGGGCGGGCTCGAGGTCTACCTCATCGATAGCGCCGAGTATTTCCTGCGCGACCGCCTCTACGGGGCGGAAGGCGCCGCCTACCTCGACAACGACGCCCGCTTCGTGTTCTTCGCCCGGGCCGTGGTCGAGCTGATCCTCAAAGCCAAGCTGGCCGTGGACGTCGTCCATTGCCACGACTGGCCGGCGGCGCTGGTGCCGCTCTTCCTGCGAACCCATTACGCGGGCCGGGCCCTGCTGAAAGACACCGCCAGCGTCCTATCGGTGCCGGAATTCGACGGGAAAGGGCGATTCCCGGCCGAGTCCCTGGCCTTCACCGGCCTGACCTGGGATTACTTCACGCCCGAGCAGCTGGCCCAGAACGGCCGCTTCGACTTCCTCAAGGCCGGGGTCGTCTTTTCCGACGCCCTGACCGGGCCCGCCTGGGCCGTGCCGGGCGCCCCCCCGCGCGGAGTGGACGGCAACGGCTGGGCCGAGGCGCTGGCCCGCCGGGCCGAGGCGGTCGTGCCGCCATCGCGCCCCCTTCTTGAGATCTACCGCCAAGCCATCGACAATAAGAAAGGAGTCCCTCATGTCCGATAA
- a CDS encoding NAD(+)/NADH kinase, producing MNPIKSVGVIVKAHAPGVEEVLRDLLAYLDRRGVACRLEEAAAEKLGLPDGLRREDIPALVDLVVVLGGDGTLLSVAHLAARAAVPVMGVNLGHLGFLAEVPVPEMARTLDEILAGNEALISARMMLEAARDGERWLCLNDIVINKGALARMLHIAIRIDGEDIAEVRADGLIVSTPTGSTAYTLSAGGPIIQPQLPAILLTPICPHTLTFRPMAISARARVELRVQASEEAFLTIDGQRGAPLTRGDMVEVVRASCELKLIRSPLRGYYDLLKEKLSWGG from the coding sequence ATGAACCCGATTAAAAGCGTCGGCGTCATCGTCAAGGCCCATGCCCCCGGGGTGGAGGAAGTACTGCGCGACCTCCTGGCCTATCTGGACCGGCGCGGCGTCGCCTGCCGGCTGGAAGAAGCGGCCGCGGAAAAGCTCGGCCTCCCGGACGGCCTCCGCCGCGAGGATATTCCCGCCCTCGTCGATCTTGTCGTCGTCCTGGGGGGCGACGGAACCCTGCTCAGCGTCGCCCATCTGGCGGCACGCGCCGCAGTCCCGGTCATGGGCGTCAACCTGGGGCACCTGGGCTTCCTGGCCGAAGTCCCCGTCCCCGAAATGGCCCGGACCCTGGACGAGATCCTGGCCGGAAACGAAGCCCTCATCAGCGCCCGCATGATGCTCGAGGCTGCCCGCGACGGCGAGCGCTGGCTCTGCCTCAACGACATCGTCATTAATAAAGGCGCCCTGGCCCGAATGCTCCATATCGCCATCCGGATCGACGGCGAGGACATCGCCGAGGTCCGGGCCGACGGCCTGATCGTCTCGACCCCGACCGGCTCTACGGCCTACACCCTGAGCGCGGGCGGCCCGATCATCCAGCCGCAGCTGCCGGCCATCCTGCTGACCCCCATCTGCCCCCATACCCTGACCTTTCGGCCCATGGCCATTTCGGCCCGGGCCCGGGTCGAGCTACGGGTCCAGGCCTCCGAGGAGGCCTTTCTGACGATCGACGGCCAACGCGGCGCGCCGCTGACCAGGGGGGACATGGTCGAGGTCGTGCGGGCGTCATGCGAACTGAAGCTCATCCGCTCGCCGCTGCGCGGCTATTACGACCTGCTCAAAGAGAAGCTGTCCTGGGGCGGCTGA
- a CDS encoding TlyA family RNA methyltransferase codes for MTIKMKKERADKVLVEQGLAATRQKAQALIMAGLVSGPAGRIEKAGQPINPAAVLTIAKPLPYVGRGGFKLEQALDEFAVSPQGLVCADIGSSTGGFTDCLLQRGAARVFAVDVDIRQLDDRLRRDPRVVTLQKNARNLVASDFPAAPAERPMLFVMDVSFISILKILPALRGMLLAVAPRTETGKDDDSCRPDDNPIHRPEDNPIRRPEEDASSDVGTSLQEGQGEGLPPGLRPVATTITALLAVARNDGENQVAALPSVARNDEKIALVAPSRLDVGASLQEEQEEGLPRQRLATTDQQKIPKDHPILLTLIKPQFEAGRGQVGKKGIVRDPALHAEILTRVAAEAGRTGFALRGLVRCSTHGRTGNQEFFARWEPGGMEPAAVDMLKWIEIVTTHEPD; via the coding sequence ATGACGATCAAGATGAAAAAAGAGCGGGCCGATAAAGTCCTGGTCGAACAGGGGCTGGCCGCGACGCGCCAGAAGGCTCAAGCCCTGATCATGGCCGGGCTCGTCTCCGGCCCCGCCGGCCGCATCGAAAAGGCCGGCCAACCCATTAACCCCGCCGCCGTTCTCACGATCGCCAAACCCCTGCCGTATGTCGGCCGGGGCGGATTCAAGCTGGAGCAGGCGCTGGACGAGTTCGCCGTCTCTCCGCAGGGCCTGGTCTGTGCCGATATCGGCTCGTCCACGGGCGGGTTCACCGACTGCCTCCTGCAGCGCGGCGCGGCCCGCGTCTTCGCGGTGGACGTGGACATCCGCCAGCTCGACGACCGCCTGCGCCGCGACCCCCGCGTCGTGACCCTCCAAAAAAACGCCCGCAATCTAGTGGCTTCCGATTTCCCCGCCGCGCCCGCCGAGCGGCCAATGCTGTTCGTCATGGATGTCTCGTTCATCTCGATTCTCAAGATATTGCCGGCACTGCGGGGGATGCTATTGGCGGTCGCCCCGAGGACTGAGACTGGCAAAGACGACGATTCCTGTCGTCCCGATGACAATCCTATTCATCGTCCCGAAGACAATCCTATTCGTCGTCCCGAGGAGGACGCTTCGTCCGACGTGGGGACCTCTCTTCAAGAAGGGCAAGGAGAGGGGTTGCCACCGGGCCTGCGGCCCGTCGCAACGACAATCACAGCGCTCCTTGCGGTCGCTCGCAATGACGGAGAGAACCAGGTTGCCGCGCTCCCTTCGGTCGCTCGCAATGACGAGAAAATTGCGCTTGTCGCCCCGAGTCGCCTCGACGTGGGGGCCTCTCTTCAAGAGGAGCAAGAAGAGGGGTTGCCGCGCCAAAGGCTCGCAACGACAGATCAACAAAAAATTCCAAAAGACCACCCCATCCTCCTGACCCTGATCAAGCCCCAGTTCGAAGCTGGCCGCGGCCAGGTCGGAAAAAAAGGCATCGTCCGCGACCCCGCTCTGCACGCCGAGATCCTGACCCGGGTGGCGGCCGAAGCGGGCCGGACCGGGTTCGCCCTGCGGGGCCTCGTCCGCTGCAGCACCCACGGCCGGACCGGCAATCAGGAGTTTTTCGCCCGCTGGGAGCCCGGCGGCATGGAACCTGCCGCCGTGGACATGTTAAAATGGATCGAAATTGTGACCACCCATGAACCCGATTAA
- a CDS encoding GIY-YIG nuclease family protein produces the protein MAKPYFIYILANSRNIVIYTGVTNDLVRRVYEHKNDFVEGFTRKYRVHKLVYYEVCENALSAIQREKQIKSWSRKKKNALIAAMNPGWEELYGKL, from the coding sequence ATGGCCAAGCCATATTTCATCTATATTCTGGCCAACTCACGCAACATCGTAATCTACACGGGAGTCACCAACGATCTTGTCCGTCGTGTCTATGAACACAAGAATGACTTCGTCGAAGGCTTTACGAGAAAATATCGAGTCCACAAGCTCGTTTACTATGAAGTCTGCGAAAACGCGTTGTCGGCGATCCAACGGGAAAAACAGATCAAATCGTGGAGCCGAAAGAAAAAGAACGCTTTGATCGCGGCCATGAATCCGGGCTGGGAGGAGCTTTATGGGAAGTTATGA